The following coding sequences are from one Vulpes vulpes isolate BD-2025 chromosome 12, VulVul3, whole genome shotgun sequence window:
- the GMNN gene encoding geminin produces MNPSMKQKQEGVKENVKNSPIPRKTLKMIQPSAAGSLVGRENELVKGLPKRKLWNDQLTSKASSSGVVTVPEHSENKNFFEITLEAFDLMVAENPSSQFWKEVAEKRRKALYEALKENEKLHKEIEQKDNEIARLKKENKELAEVAEHVQYMAGLIERLHEEQLDDFESLNSQEFDLEEETGEGSDVEDPDVGMCAEEAVSSSTDTKPHV; encoded by the exons ATGAATCCCAGTATGAAGCAGAAACAAGAAGGAGTGAAAGAGAACGTAAAG AACAGTCCCATCCCAAGAAAAACTCTGAAGATGATTCAGCCTTCTGCAGCTGGATCACTTGTTGGAAGAGAAAATGAG TTGGTTAAAGGCTTGCCCAAAAGGAAACTTTGGAATGACCAGTTAACATCTAAGGCTTCCAGCTCAGGAGTTGTCACTGTCCCAGAacatagtgaaaataaaaatttttttgaaattactcTAGAAGCATTTGATCTTATGGTTGCag aaaatccaTCCTCCCAATTTTGGAAAGAAGTGGCAGAAAAACGGAGGAAGGCTCTCTACGAAGCCcttaaggaaaatgagaaa CTTCATAAAGAAATTGAACAAAAGGACAATGAAATTGCCCgcctgaaaaaggaaaataaagaattggCGGAAGTAGCAGAACATGTACAGTATATGGCGGGGTTAATAGAG agacTGCATGAGGAACAACTGGATGACTTTGAATCACTGAACAGTCAGGAATTTGATTTGGAAGAGGAAACTGGTGAGGGCTCTGATGTGGAAGATCCAGATGTTGGTATGTGTGCTGAAGAAGCTGTGTCTTCCTCTACAGACACAAAGCCACATGTGTGA